GTCCGATTCATGGTGCCTCTCAATCGAGCACGTCATCCGCCAGTGGTACGACCGGCGCGCCGGGCTGAAGCGCGACCTGCGGGACGCGCCGCCGGCGCGATCGCGGCGCGACCACGCGCGTCCACCACAGGATCAGGCCGGTTACCGCCAGCAGACCGGGCGCGAGTCCCGTTACGAGCCATACCGCGCGGATCCCGGGGCCGCCGAAGTTCCCGAAGTGCAGCGGTCCGATCCAGGCCATGACGGTATCGCCGAGCGTGGCGGCCGGCGGCTCCGGTGCGGAGAGCCGCTCGCCGGTGTACTGGTCGAGGTGGACCGTCCGCAGATGGCGCGAGCCGAGCGGCGTCGGCCGCTGGTCGACGAACAGCACCCGGAAGGACGCCTCGTCGGTCGCCGGCAGGACGACCCGGGCGACGAAGGCGTCCGGTTCCGCCCGCCGGGCGAGGTCGACCATCTCGCGCCAGGTCGGGCGCGGCGCGTAGGCGCGGTGGTCGGGATTGGACTGCGGCGGGCGGACCGTGGTCAGGGGCGAAATCCGATTGACCGCTGCGCGGAACTCGCCGGGGAACACGAAGTAGGCGCCGGTGACGGCCCAGCCGGCGGTGAGGACGAGCGTCCAGATGCCCACCGCCCCGTGCAGCTCCCAGGTGACCCGCTTCCAGGGGCGGCCCCAGTCGACGGCAAGGCCGCGCCGCCAACCCGTCCGCCCCGGCCACCAGATGAACGGGCCGGTGGCGCAGAGCAGCAGGAGACAGAGCGCCCCGATCCCGTTGATCACCCGGCCGGTGGAGCCGGCGAGCAGGTCGAAGTGCAGATCCTGCAGGGTGCGCACCACCGAGTGCTCGGGCAGCTCGCCCAGCACCTCGGCCGTGACCGGGTCGCTGAGCACGGTACGGAACCGGCCGTCCTCGGTGACGTAGGCGAGATGGGTCGCTCGCACGGCCGTCGGTGCGTCGACCCCGGAGAGACGTCCTCGGGGGTAGGCATCCCGCACCCGTTCCAGGACCGTCACCATGTCCGCCTGCGGGCCGTCGGTTCGGGACGTCAGCAACTCCGGGTGCACCGCGCGCTGCAGGTGAATGCGGAACACCAGCGCGGCTCCGGTCACCGAGACCACCAGCACGTAGAGCGCCGCCGCCACGCCCATCCAGAGGTGCACCTGGAACAGGACGCGCCGCAACGGGCCCGAACGGTCGAGCAGGCTCACGCTGATCTCCGTGTGCCTCGGAGCCTTGAGACGCGCGCTCAGCCGCCGATGTCGAAGCGCCCGCCGGCGACGACCGCGCGCGGCAGGCCCGGGTATCCGAGTGCGCTGTCGTACAGCGTGTTCGTCAGGTTATCGATCCGCAGGAACAGCGTCAGGGCCCGGTGGACCCGGAACTGTCCGCCCGCGGTGAGCAGCGTGTAGCCCGGGTTGACGCTGATGTCCACCCCGCGCCCGTCGGAGAGGCGCTGAAGCCCCATGAACGAATTGTCGTGCCGGTCACCCGTGATCCGCAGGTTCAGGTTCAGGCTGCCGCGCCCCCGCGTGTAGCCGACGCGCAGGTTGCCGGAATGCCGCGGCCGGCGCAGCAGGGGCTGTCCCGGCTGGAACTGCTCGCTGGTGCTGACGTTGGTGACCACCTCGGTGTCGACGAGCGCGTAGGAGGCGCTCGCGGTGAGCCCGCCGATGGGCCGCTGCAAACCGAACTCGAACTCGACGCCGTCGGCGCGTGACCCGTCGATGTTGACGTAGTCGGGCAGGCCGTCACCGGCGAACCCGGGTGAGGGCGAATAGGCGATCTGGTTCTCGTAGTCGTTGTTGAACCAGGTGAAGCTCGCCCGCCAGCGCTGGTCGTCGAACGTGAGCTCGGCGCCGGCGTCCACCGTGACGGCTTCCTCCGGCAGCAGGGACAGATCGCCGTCGACCCACTGCGACCCGAACAACTGCGAGAAGTTCGGGTTCTTGATGCCGCGCCCGATGTTGGCCGACACCTTCAGCGACGAGAGCGGGCCCTCCCGGAATGGCAGGGGATACCCCCCCGCGGACAGCTTCGGATTCATCGACCTGCCGTAGTGGGCGTTGTCGTCGATGCGCGTCCCGGCGGTGACGAACCAGGCGTCGGCGACGTTGAACTGCTGCTGCACGAAGTAGGAGTGGTTCGCCACCGTCTGCAGCTCGTCGAGTGCATTGGTCTCGCTGTAGTAGTCGTAGCCGGCGCTCAGCACCTGGTTGTCCAGCCAGGTCGCATTGAGCTGGTAGCGCGCGGCCGGGCGGCGCAACTGCGTGTCGAAATCGGAGGCCCAGTCGAAGCCGTTGTAGGGGCCGTTCTGTGCGAGGAACTGACCGGAGCCGAGACCGGTAGGATCGGCGGCCAATGTGTCGAATGTTGCCTGGTCCAGCAGCCGTACCAGCCGCGGCCCGGCCGGATAGAGCGCGCCGGGCATGCCTTCGAGGATCGCGAAGACGCGGTATTGCGGATCGCTGCCGTCGTCCACGAACTGACGCCCGGACCGGAAGTAGCTCACCGTCGCGGAGTGGTCGATGCGCGAGGAGAGCGTCTGGTCGAAGTCGAGGTGCCACGTCAGGTCGTCCGTGTCGGCGCCGGTGCCGGTGTCGCCCGGCGCGTACGTGATCGGGCCGACGGAGTTGGCGCGGGCGTTGCTGTAGCGGAAGCCGGTACGCAGCCTTGTGGTGTCGCCGAGGATCGCGCCGACGTTGCCGTCGATGGTCTGCTGATCGAAGCGGTCGAGCTCCGTCAGGCGGTCCTGGAACGCGCCGTCGCTTCCGCGGTAGGCGACGCCGAGCTGGTAGTCGACGCGCTGCTGCGCGCCGCCGAGCACCCGCAGGTCTCCGCGGGCCGTTCCGAACGAGCCGCCCTCCATCGAGCCGGCCAGTCTGGGCCCGCTGTCCGGCGTTCCCCGCTTCGTGAAGATCTGGATGACCGACCCGATCGCATCCGAGCCGTAGAGCGCCGACTGCGCGCCCCGCACCACCTCGACCCGCTCGATCTCGCTGGCGGAGACGCGGCCGAAGTCGTAGTAGCCGCCGTTGGCGTTCACTCGCACCCCGTCGATCAGGACGTGGTTGTAGTCGGACTCGCCGCCGCGGGCGAAGACCGACGTGAGCGAGCCCTCCCGGCCGGTCGACTCGATGTTCAGGCCGGGCACGTAGCGGAGAACGTCCGCCACAGAATGGCTGCCAAGCGTTTCGATGTCGTCCTCGGTGAATACCGAGTGGGACTCCATGACCGACGCGCTGCCTTCCGCGGTCCGTGACGCGGTGACGACGACCGTGTCGCTCAGCGGGGCGATGTCGAGCCGGAAGTCGGCGGTCGCGCCGCCGCCCGCGGTCACGTCGGTTGCGCCCGCGGCGAATCCGTCGAGTCGCGCCGTTACGCGATAGCTTCCGTCCGTGGGCAGGTCCAGTTGGTACCGTCCGTCGTTCCCGGTCGTCGCGGTCGACACCACCCGCAGTCCGCGCAGCGCCTCGATAGTGGCGCCCGGCAGTACGCCGCCGGACGAGTCGGTGACGGTGCCGGCCACGGCAGCCGGCTCCTGCGCGCCGAGAGACGCGACGGCGAGCAAACACAGCAGGATGCCGAATGGGGCGGAGTAACGCGTGGTCATTGGTGTCTCTATCCTCTCGTTCGACCGCAGGAGCGGCGGGTGCGGAGCCGGCGGTGCCGAGACGCTGACGCACCACCCGACAAGAAGCAAAGTGTAGTGACCGCTCGCGCGCACGATTCTGAATATTCCCTGAAGATTTCCTGAAATCGACGGCGTCGTCCGGGGCGCTCGTTATAGAGTGAGGCGGCTGTCCGAAGGGCCTGGGGCGGTGGGGGCCGGGGCCGAACACGGAGCCTTGCGACGGTTTCGGCGGCGTTGGCCCGAGGATTCTCTATTGTTGCTGCATGCCGTAGGACTGCTGTGCGGGCTCGCCGCCGCCGTGTTCGCGACCGTGGTGCGGGACCGCTACGGCGTGCTGGCGCTGGCGGCCGGATTCCTGATCGGCATCGCGTGGCTCCAACCGGGCTCGGGATGGACCGGCGCGGTCGTCGCGGCTGCCGCCGGTCTCCTGCTCGTTCGTCCGGGGGAGACTTCGGCGTCGCTGGGAGCTTCGCTCGTCGCCGGATTGGCGGGTGGGCTCTGGAGCAGGGTGCTGGGCATCTACGGCTTGCCCCCGTGGCTCGCGTGCCTGCCGGCGTTCGGCGTCATCGCCTTTGCGGCCGTTGCCTCGGCACGCAATCCACGGTTTGCGGCACCGGCGGTTCATGAGGACGCGCTGGCCGCGCTCGGCGTGCTGGCACTGGCGGTCGCGGCCGCTCCGGGCGTGGCCGCCGGATGGCGGGCGGCCCAGGCGATGAATCTCGCGATGGGAGACATGGTGCGGCCCGGCGTGCATCCGGGCGTGGTCGTCGGGCTCGGGGCGGTCGTCGTGCTCGGCGGCCTGCACACGCTGCGGAGGCGCGCGTGAACCTGCTCGGCAGCCTGGAGAACGGTCTGTTCGCCCTGGCCCAGGTGCTGCGGTTTCCCGTTATCGCGCTGCTCTGGGTGGCGGTCGGCGCGGCGGTCTTCATGGCCGGCGGTTGCGTGATGGAATGGCTCGCCCGAAGGCGGGAGCGCAACGGCTTCGATCTCAACGCGTGGCTGGATGCCGGCTCGGTGCTGGGCGCGGACCCCCAGCGCCGGGCGGCGCTGCCGGCGCCGCTACGCGGCCTGCTCCGCGACGTCGAGGCGGAGCGCCTGAAGCCGTCGTTCGCCGACGGCGGGCTCGAGCACCTCGTGCTGGAGCGCGAGGAGCGGGTGCGGCGCACGTTGAACGGGTCACGCGTGTTGGTGAAGGTCGGACCGAGCCTGGGCCTGCTCGGGACGCTCATCCCGATGGGGACGGCGCTGGCCTCGCTCACCGCCGGCAACCTCGAGGCGATGGCGGGTCAGATGGTCGTCGCCTTCACGACGACGATCGTCGGTCTGGCGGCCGGGACGGTCGCCTACGTCATCCAGGTCGTGCGCCACGGCTGGGTCAACCAGACCGTGCGCGAACAGCGGTTCCTGGCCGAGCGGCTGGCCGGCGAGCTGGCGCGTGACGCGCTCGGCAGCATCGTGCCGGAGGAACGACACCATGGGACGCTTTCTGCACCTGCCGTCGCCGGCTGACGCGGAAGACGAGGATCCGCTCTCCGGCGTGGCGAACATCTTCGACGTGTCGGTGGTGTTCATCGTCGGCCTGATGATCACCCTGTTCTCGGTCTATCGCATCGGCGACCTCGTCGATCCGGACAGCGAGGTGACGCTGGTCAAGACGAACGCGGACGGACTGAGCGAGATCATCGTCAAGCGGGGCACCGAGATCACGGCGTACGAGCTGACCGGCGAGACGCTGGGCGGACAGGGCGAACGTCTCGGCACGGCTTATCGCCTGGCCGACGGGCAGATCGTCTACGTGCCCGACTGAGAGGTGCGGCATGAGACATGGGGTACTGCATTCAGGGCGCCGTGCGGCTCGGCGAAGCCGTGTCGGCCTGGTTCTGTGGGTCGTTGCCGGTATCGCGCTGCTGACGGGCCCGGCGGCCGGTCCCGCGGTCGCCCAGGAGATACGGCTGGCGTATCTCACCGGCGACTCCACCCTGCCCGGCATCCTGAGCGCCTGGAAGGCGGTGCTCGACGAGCGTCCCGACCTGCGGGATCGCATCGCCGTCAGGCTGGTGACCGAATCGCTGCTGGACGATATCGATCCGGAGGAGGTGTTGGGCAGCGACGTCCTCGTCCTGCACGTCCACGACCAGCACACGCTCGATCGTTTCGACGAGACATTCGAAGTGGACCTCGTCGACCGGATCACCGGACAGGGACTGGTCCTCGGGGTCGGTGAGGGGCTGCTTCCGCGGGAGCACTACGTCGAGCGCGGCGTGGCCTGGGACCGGCGCGCGCGTGCGTTCTGGGAGCACTCGGGTTTCGCGAACCAGGTAGGGCTCCTGAAGTACGTGCTGTCGGCCGCGGGCGTGGCGGGCCTGACCGTTCCGGAGCCGCAGCCGAGCCTGCAGGCCGGCTACTACTACCCGGATCCCGGCACGGTGGCGGGCGGTGCCGCCGGCCGCGTGTTCGCGGACTGGGATGCGTTCGACGCCTGGCGGCAGGCCGCCGGCAAGCACCGGCCGGGCGCGCCGCGCGTGGCGGTCGGCTTCTACGGTTCGTACTACGACGACGGCGACACCGCGCTCATCGATGCCGTGGTCGCGGAGATCGAGCGGCAGGGGGCCGAGGCGATCCCGATATTCGGCTATCCGGCCGGCATCACGTTCGAGACGCTGCTCCGCGACGCTGACGGCTCGGCGCGGGCCGACGTCGCGCTGGCGTTCCTGTTCCGCTTCGCGGGCCCCGACGCCGGCGAGTCGCTGCGGAAGCTCGACATCCCGGTGCTCAGCCTGATCAGCCTCTACGGCCGAAGCGAGGCCGAGTGGCGCGACTCGGCGCAGGGGCTGTCCATGTTCGAGGGGACGTTTCAGATCGCCGTGCCGGAACTGGCCGGCCTGGTGGCCCCCACCGTGGTCGGCAGCAAGGAACGGCGCACCGACCCGGACACCGGGCTGACCATC
The nucleotide sequence above comes from Acidobacteriota bacterium. Encoded proteins:
- a CDS encoding TonB-dependent receptor is translated as MTTRYSAPFGILLCLLAVASLGAQEPAAVAGTVTDSSGGVLPGATIEALRGLRVVSTATTGNDGRYQLDLPTDGSYRVTARLDGFAAGATDVTAGGGATADFRLDIAPLSDTVVVTASRTAEGSASVMESHSVFTEDDIETLGSHSVADVLRYVPGLNIESTGREGSLTSVFARGGESDYNHVLIDGVRVNANGGYYDFGRVSASEIERVEVVRGAQSALYGSDAIGSVIQIFTKRGTPDSGPRLAGSMEGGSFGTARGDLRVLGGAQQRVDYQLGVAYRGSDGAFQDRLTELDRFDQQTIDGNVGAILGDTTRLRTGFRYSNARANSVGPITYAPGDTGTGADTDDLTWHLDFDQTLSSRIDHSATVSYFRSGRQFVDDGSDPQYRVFAILEGMPGALYPAGPRLVRLLDQATFDTLAADPTGLGSGQFLAQNGPYNGFDWASDFDTQLRRPAARYQLNATWLDNQVLSAGYDYYSETNALDELQTVANHSYFVQQQFNVADAWFVTAGTRIDDNAHYGRSMNPKLSAGGYPLPFREGPLSSLKVSANIGRGIKNPNFSQLFGSQWVDGDLSLLPEEAVTVDAGAELTFDDQRWRASFTWFNNDYENQIAYSPSPGFAGDGLPDYVNIDGSRADGVEFEFGLQRPIGGLTASASYALVDTEVVTNVSTSEQFQPGQPLLRRPRHSGNLRVGYTRGRGSLNLNLRITGDRHDNSFMGLQRLSDGRGVDISVNPGYTLLTAGGQFRVHRALTLFLRIDNLTNTLYDSALGYPGLPRAVVAGGRFDIGG
- a CDS encoding PepSY domain-containing protein — translated: MSLLDRSGPLRRVLFQVHLWMGVAAALYVLVVSVTGAALVFRIHLQRAVHPELLTSRTDGPQADMVTVLERVRDAYPRGRLSGVDAPTAVRATHLAYVTEDGRFRTVLSDPVTAEVLGELPEHSVVRTLQDLHFDLLAGSTGRVINGIGALCLLLLCATGPFIWWPGRTGWRRGLAVDWGRPWKRVTWELHGAVGIWTLVLTAGWAVTGAYFVFPGEFRAAVNRISPLTTVRPPQSNPDHRAYAPRPTWREMVDLARRAEPDAFVARVVLPATDEASFRVLFVDQRPTPLGSRHLRTVHLDQYTGERLSAPEPPAATLGDTVMAWIGPLHFGNFGGPGIRAVWLVTGLAPGLLAVTGLILWWTRVVAPRSRRRRVPQVALQPGAPVVPLADDVLD
- a CDS encoding DUF2149 domain-containing protein gives rise to the protein MGRFLHLPSPADAEDEDPLSGVANIFDVSVVFIVGLMITLFSVYRIGDLVDPDSEVTLVKTNADGLSEIIVKRGTEITAYELTGETLGGQGERLGTAYRLADGQIVYVPD